Below is a genomic region from Spirosoma radiotolerans.
TTGCCGATGAGGTGCGCTCGGGTACGCTCGAATGGTTGTTAACCAAACCGGTGAGTCGATGGGGCGTGGTAGGCGGAAAGTTTCTGGCAAGCTGGCTGCTTGTTATTCTGACGCTTTTGCCAACACTGTTGTACTATGTAACGTTATATCAGCTCGGTTCGCCCGTTGGTAATATCGACTCGGCTGGCGTATTCGGTTCTTACATTGGGCTGGTTTTATTAGGGGGCGTATTCGTGGCTATTGGGTTGTGGGCATCGTCACTCAATGACAATCAGGTTGTTGCTTTTGTATTGGGCGTATTTTTTTGCTTCTTGCTTTATGTGGGCCTCGGTGCGCTGGCGGGCCTGTCTGTCGCTGGCGGGTTGTCATACTACTTCTCTTTATTGGCACTCGATGAGCAGTACCGGGCGCTGGGCCGGGGCATTATCGACTCGCGGAACGTTATCTATTTGCTTAGTCTTATTCTTTTGTTTCTCTTTTTCACAGCCAATGGGCTGAAATCGACCAAATGAAACTAACTCCGACTCTATTCCGCTGGCTGGCCATTGTCTGGACAGTAATCATGCTGATTGGCTGCCTGACTCCTCATTCAGAATTACCGGATGAATTGGTGGACTGGAATGACAAAGCGCAACACATTGCCATATTCGCCTTATTTACGCTTCTGTGGCGACTGGCTGGACTCAAATTTACTCCGGTAGCCCTTACCGGCATCGTGTTCGGGGCGCTTATCGAAGTTCTGCAATACGTATTGCCAATTAACCGCAGCGCCGACTGGGCCGATCTTTTTGCCGACAGTATTGGTGTCGCTGTCGGTATACTCTTGGCTCCCCTTGCTCAAAAAGTAGTGGATAGTATTAGTCGTAAGTTAATCAGTGAATAAGCGGTAAATGGTCCGTGTGAAGTCCTGGGATAAGGCTTTTGTTGAGTTTTCGTTGTCCGGGAAAAATAAATTTTATTTTAACAGGCTATAATTCAATTCAAAACTTATAATTTCGTTAAT
It encodes:
- the gldF gene encoding gliding motility-associated ABC transporter permease subunit GldF — protein: MLAIFRKEINQFFSSPIAYIIMGVFLTAVGLLLWVFPDTSLLENGYADMGTFFNLTPYVMLFLVPAVTMRSIADEVRSGTLEWLLTKPVSRWGVVGGKFLASWLLVILTLLPTLLYYVTLYQLGSPVGNIDSAGVFGSYIGLVLLGGVFVAIGLWASSLNDNQVVAFVLGVFFCFLLYVGLGALAGLSVAGGLSYYFSLLALDEQYRALGRGIIDSRNVIYLLSLILLFLFFTANGLKSTK
- a CDS encoding VanZ family protein, whose translation is MKLTPTLFRWLAIVWTVIMLIGCLTPHSELPDELVDWNDKAQHIAIFALFTLLWRLAGLKFTPVALTGIVFGALIEVLQYVLPINRSADWADLFADSIGVAVGILLAPLAQKVVDSISRKLISE